A genomic window from Gossypium hirsutum isolate 1008001.06 chromosome D12, Gossypium_hirsutum_v2.1, whole genome shotgun sequence includes:
- the LOC107945284 gene encoding UDP-glycosyltransferase 43, translated as MAMDKYEAVFISTPSIGNLVPTVEFSHHLTRHDPRFSATLLIITVPERTIVNLYTQSLATAISHSHSHVNFIHLPTIQPPTPDQYQSSLGYTSLLIDKHKPHAKHAISTLISTTSVAALFVDMFTTSMIDVAQDLGIPCYLFFASSASFLGFMLHLPALDTQLAVDFVDSDSHSGFIVPKDSAVELIVPTFSKPLPPSMLPSHVLKRNKDGYFCFLENACRYTETIGIVVNTFLELEPHAIESLSISGLPPVYPVGPILDHAGASRWHPDGAQQQDSIMEWLDQQPPSSVVFLCFGSMGSLEGPQLREIAIGLERSGYRFLWSIREPPKGKLDLPGEYTNVEAALPAGFLDRTAGLGIVCGWVQQVRVLSHQAIGGFVSHYGWNSILESVWHGVPIATWPVYAEQQMNAFELVKELGLGVEIRLDYREDSDLVVAEELERGLRRLMDGEDEVKAKVREMEAKSRMALMENGSSYKSLTSLIQEISCRIQGSEVKY; from the coding sequence ATGGCCATGGATAAATATGAGGCGGTCTTCATCTCCACTCCTTCCATCGGCAACCTGGTTCCTACCGTCGAATTCTCCCACCACCTAACTCGTCATGACCCTCGCTTCTCCGCTACCCTTCTCATAATCACGGTGCCCGAGAGAACCATCGTCAACCTTTACACTCAATCACTTGCCACTGCTATCTCTCACTCTCACTCTCATGTCAATTTCATCCATCTCCCTACCATTCAACCTCCCACTCCTGATCAGTACCAATCTTCTTTGGGTTACACATCCCTCCTCATAGACAAGCACAAGCCCCACGCCAAGCACGCCATCTCCACCCTCATCTCAACTACTTCTGTTGCTGCTCTCTTTGTTGACATGTTTACTACTTCCATGATTGATGTTGCCCAAGACCTTGGCATTCCTTGCTATCTCTTCTTTGCTTCTTCAGCCAGCTTTTTGGGGTTTATGCTTCATTTGCCAGCGCTAGACACACAACTAGCTGTCGACTTTGTTGACTCGGACTCCCACTCTGGGTTTATCGTTCCCAAAGACTCTGCAGTGGAGTTGATCGTCCCCACTTTTTCTAAACCTTTGCCCCCAAGCATGTTGCCCTCCCATGTGCTAAAGAGAAACAAGGATGGTTATTTCTGTTTCTTAGAGAACGCATGCAGGTACACAGAGACAATAGGTATCGTAGTAAACACGTTTCTTGAACTGGAGCCCCATGCCATTGAGTCGCTATCCATCAGTGGGTTACCTCCAGTTTACCCAGTGGGTCCGATTCTGGATCATGCTGGAGCGTCCCGATGGCATCCGGATGGAGCTCAGCAACAAGATTCCATAATGGAATGGCTTGATCAACAGCCTCCCTCTTCAGTGGTATTCCTCTGCTTCGGGAGCATGGGGAGTCTTGAAGGACCCCAATTGAGAGAGATCGCAATTGGGTTGGAGCGTTCTGGGTATCGATTTTTATGGTCCATCCGCGAGCCACCCAAAGGCAAATTAGATCTCCCAGGTGAGTACACCAATGTAGAGGCTGCTTTGCCGGCGGGGTTTCTGGATCGGACGGCTGGATTGGGGATTGTGTGTGGGTGGGTTCAGCAAGTGAGAGTATTGAGCCACCAAGCAATTGGAGGGTTTGTATCACACTATGGGTGGAACTCCATATTGGAAAGTGTATGGCACGGGGTTCCTATTGCAACATGGCCAGTGTATGCGGAGCAACAAATGAATGCATTTGAGTTGGTGAAAGAGCTGGGATTGGGTGTGGAGATAAGGTTGGATTACAGGGAGGATAGTGATTTGGTAGTGGCTGAGGAGTTAGAAAGAGGGTTGAGGCGTTTGATGGACGGAGAAGATGAAGTGAAGGCCAAGGTAAGGGAAATGGAGGCCAAGAGTAGGATGGCACTGATGGAAAACGGTTCCTCCTATAAATCCTTAACATCCCTAATTCAGGAAATCAGCTGTAGAATACAAGGTTCTGAGGTGAAATACTGA